The window gagttggatcAGATTCTCGTGACTCTGTAGCTTGCATCGCACTGAACGGTTGGCCATTTAAAAGGGTTGGGGTTGGACCAGTCTATGTCTTTAGTGAGGTTTAGGCTCTATTTAAGGGCTTGCATAGTTGGAGCGTAGACGCTGGTCTCAGAAGCTGTGAAGTTTAGTGAGGAGAGGAGGAAACATAGATGAGATTTTATCATTACGAAGTTAATGGAATGAGCTTTCTTCTAGGGTTTTATGGTGGCATTGAAGGAGGAGGAGAAAGGCTCTTCTTTTTTACAGGGAAAGGGGAAAGTTAAGAGATGGAATCGGcggagatggagagagagataTAAGAGTATGAAATCataaaagccaaaaaaaatagatttttattttttctggaGAAAAAAGGATGAACCAGAGAAAATTAAAGATGAATTTAGGGTGAATTGGCTGATCCATTGAGAAAAAGAGATGAATATATGTAAATGAAAGATTTGAGTTCGGAATTGGTTCTTATAAGTGTGGATGAAAGCTGAATCTAGGATGGGGAAATCGAAAGAAATTCGAGATTCACAATTTTTTGAGCTAATAGAGAAGTttcgaaaaaaatatattaaataaatatatgtgtGTACAGTACATGTAACCGGTTGCTGGGTTTCAATAAGAATGGGGGTAAGAAGGTAATTGAATCAGCTGACACATGCGTTGGAAATGTAAATTGTGTATATACTTAATTATCATATAAAGCTTGTGTGTAGAGTGCAATTTCTCTTCTTAAAACAACACTATAAGAAACGCACCTTATACTTAAAACACCAActgtaatcaatttttttacaaagaattactcttttttttatttacttcatTTACATTAACAAAATTATCTTTATATCAATTAGAAACCCCATACAAGGTTCTTACTGTTAATCATGCCCAAAGGATgtctcaaaaaaaaatcttttaaaccTTATAAAAAAGATTTCTAATGAgtgtttcaaaagaaaaaaaaaggatataaTGAATTGATGACGCTACCGCAGTACCGCGTATGTAACAAAGCATTATCTCAGGATgtctcaacaaaaaaaaatctcttaaaCCTTATTAAAAAGGATTTCGTAATGAATGTTTTGATATAACTAACTACATGAATCTCATATGATGAATTGATGACGCTACCGCGGTACCGCGtttgtaatttaaatttgttttcttaagttttttttttgtaagtttgGTAGACCTACAGACGTATGATGCAAGTACAACaatgaagaattttttttaattttatgttttatatttggaTACATACCAGTGTTGACGTCCGCGTATGCATTTGTAGTTGGTTAAACAACTATACTAGTCTAAAATATCAAtgctaaaactattaatctttCCGTTTCATATTACATATCGTtataatatactaaaaattttcgttacaaaataattatcgttttatgatttaaatacaattttcattactttatattttttatccttatttaagtttagaaaaaaaaatataagtttaataattaaagtaAAGCTGAATATTTAACCACTTCAAAAATTTGTGTGAAAAATAACTTTAAACGGAGAGATTTTTTTTCCTTAGCTGAAGGCTGGAGTCAGTTAATGCGAGCGTAAAATGAGTAGATGGTTATCTTCTTTTGGTGATGTTTTGGATCAACACTCGTTCCTTGCAAGGTATTATATCATACTACCGTACCTAGGATCGACCAAGCTTAAACCGGGATATGAGTCTGTGATTCAGTTTTCTGAATAATTATCCGGTTCTCGTCTGAATAAGAACTCATAATGTAAGCTGGACCTAGTCATATTTACTTGTTTGATTAATCCCAACATATGTTGTTCAAATGTTTCAGCCGAGTTTCTTGCCAAATAAAAGTCACGAGACGAAAGTCCTCGAGTCAAAGAAGCAAACGAACTCCAACCTCATGgcaaaattaagtttttttttttttttgaaacaatttaagtttataattaaattttatataaaagtgAAAGAAAAATCAATATAAATCTCACTTTGAAAACTTGGTGATGTATCAATTTGAAGTACCGGTTAGTTCTCCAGTTGGTTCTTTGAAGAATCTCTACCTCCACACGTATTCTCCTCTAGTTCTTTACTCTTACTAGTGACAATGAAACCCGAGTAGTCCTCATACTCATACATACTACCCATTATTATATGAACGTTTGGGTGTTGGTATTTTTATAACTCAGTTTGTAgcataaaagtataaaataatgCGACTTTGAAGTCTATCTATGTTTTACGCGATGTCCTTAGCTtctaaaacattattataatGTTATTCGTTAAAGTTCGAATGCAAACGTAAACAAATAGTTATTTGGCTAAACTTTAACATGATTTGTTTTTTGGAGATTTTGATAAAAACCTCATTATATAAATTGAGGTGTGTGAATGTGGCTACTTATTTGAACCGTTGATTTGATATCATTCCACATGTCTCATAAGCAGTCATAACTTCTATAAACAAACCATTTGAAAATTCGAATTAATTCACGACGTGTAGGCTTTTCTATTGGTAATTTGTTAAAGTTGCGATAAAATGGTGTAGTATCCAGTAGTTAAGGCACTAACTATGTCACAAAAGTGATATTACAATCCAACCGTTACAAAAGCGATGCCAATGGTGATACAATAAACTTAAACCAAAAGTAGCAATGTTTTCACCAACTCTACTTGTCTTGGCGTATAAGACCGATGTCCTTTACTCCTTCACTAGTTTTGTCGCCCTGTTTTGTCAAGCGAACCCATTGATTTGACGATAACTGAAGAAAATGTGACTTTTGTCAAGAAAATTAccaaatctatatatttttacatcaGGGAGGGAAAATAATCGAGCCATGCCATCGAACTACTGAACCAAAATCAAGCCATCCAAAAGGAGATCTAACCCGGGTTgtgacaaaaacaaaagagagagagttaGAATGACCAGGTCTTGTTGATTTCAGCGAAAGCCCATGTGGACTTAGCCAAACCGTGTCTAAGCGAGTATTCTATTCCAACGTCCTACAGTTTGGTTCAATAATATTGAAAACTAATTCTTTTTGTAGTAAAGTCAAAGTCAAAGTTCATATATGAGTTTGTATACAATAAACATAGGACAGTGAGACCAACAATGCACAAGTCAAACAACGACATCTCAAGAAACCTATATATACGAGGCATTATCGAATTCGTTACATATACAAACCTAAAAAAACCCTACACTTCTCTAACCAATAAGAAGGAATTTagcacaaaaaaaaaccaataagAAGAAGTATGATGAAGAGACAATTAGTGCTCGTGATTATCTTAGTTGTTATTTTCGTTGCTGTCTTGGACGTTACGCAAGTTGAAGCCATGAGGCCTTTCCCGGAGGCCGTCGACGAGATCAGCCTACTGTTGTTCCAGGCGCTTCAAAGAGGTCCGGTCAGTGGCTCTGGTCGGAACGGTTGCACCAATATTCCTCGCGGTTCAGGAAGGTGCCGCCACGGCTAAAGCTTTCATACGAATCttcttcattatttttttattctttttttttccacagTTGTGTTACGTACATAATTacatactaggttaagatccgcgccttgcgcgggatgaacattatatatataaattattttatatattatatgtttatagcatattatgaaataataaatatatattgaataattaaaaagtcattatctactacttatataattaaattggtgcgaacatataaataaatttaataaatcaaaaaaataaattttctatttgatatgatgtataattaaatttaaatgatagtaacatatatatggtatatgttaatattgatatttattagatgatgctttttgctcatttttttatcatttgtatttgttatagcaaaaagtctaaattagtgataacaaaattttcaccgtgggaataatggtttaagtaatttataatatttta is drawn from Brassica rapa cultivar Chiifu-401-42 chromosome A05, CAAS_Brap_v3.01, whole genome shotgun sequence and contains these coding sequences:
- the LOC103867886 gene encoding uncharacterized protein LOC103867886 is translated as MMKRQLVLVIILVVIFVAVLDVTQVEAMRPFPEAVDEISLLLFQALQRGPVSGSGRNGCTNIPRGSGRCRHG